One genomic region from Spirosoma sp. KCTC 42546 encodes:
- a CDS encoding GntP family permease → MTDPLFILAVGVLIVVGGIIGLKLHPFLALLLGAFAVALLTPASAIEQFALSKGTAPAAALALAKKGIGERIATEFGNTCGKIGILIAMAAIIGKSMLESGAAERIIRSMLRLTGIGKAPIAFLVSSFFLGIPVFFDTVIFLMMPLAKAMTLRIGKNYLLLVLCIMAGAAMANSLVPPAPGPLFLVGEMKIPIGMMMIGGTIVGLFTITAGYFFALWANRKWPIPLRDSLDARLEDLKLVAAKEDQHLPSLGVSLLPVLIPLVFICADTALNALATPGVPLTQSPVLSKLLSLIKFFGDKNIAIITGGIAALLILARQKRGNKEGLTPFVQAALMSGGGIILITAAGGAFGGMLQQTGISAKIADMTKDYQMALIPLAFLIAAVVRTAQGSATVALITASGILSGMAGNANLAFHPLYLGLAIGCGSKLVPWMNDAGFWIICKLSNLTEQEALKTISPLLVVMGLTGLVIILIAAQLFPLV, encoded by the coding sequence ATGACTGATCCGCTTTTTATTTTGGCCGTTGGTGTACTCATCGTGGTAGGCGGTATCATCGGATTGAAGCTACACCCGTTTCTGGCGTTGTTACTGGGCGCTTTTGCAGTAGCACTGCTGACGCCCGCTTCGGCCATTGAACAGTTTGCATTGTCGAAGGGAACTGCACCGGCAGCCGCACTGGCTCTGGCTAAAAAAGGCATCGGTGAGCGTATTGCAACCGAGTTTGGGAATACCTGCGGTAAAATAGGTATCCTGATCGCTATGGCGGCTATCATCGGCAAAAGTATGCTGGAGAGCGGGGCCGCCGAACGGATTATTCGATCGATGCTTCGGCTAACCGGCATCGGGAAAGCACCTATTGCTTTCCTGGTCAGCAGCTTTTTTCTGGGAATTCCCGTGTTTTTCGATACGGTTATTTTCCTGATGATGCCGCTGGCTAAAGCAATGACCTTGCGAATCGGTAAAAATTACCTGCTGCTCGTCCTGTGTATTATGGCGGGTGCTGCTATGGCCAACTCATTGGTACCACCCGCACCGGGACCCTTATTTCTGGTTGGGGAAATGAAAATTCCCATCGGGATGATGATGATCGGAGGGACCATCGTTGGTCTGTTTACCATCACAGCGGGCTATTTCTTTGCCCTCTGGGCCAATCGGAAATGGCCGATACCGTTGCGCGACTCGCTGGATGCCCGGCTAGAGGATCTTAAACTGGTGGCGGCTAAGGAGGATCAGCACCTGCCTTCGCTCGGGGTGTCGTTACTGCCCGTATTGATTCCGCTCGTGTTCATTTGCGCAGATACGGCCCTCAATGCTCTGGCAACGCCAGGTGTGCCGCTTACGCAATCGCCGGTATTAAGTAAACTATTAAGCCTGATCAAATTTTTCGGGGATAAAAACATTGCCATCATCACCGGTGGTATTGCTGCCTTATTGATACTGGCCCGGCAGAAACGAGGTAATAAAGAAGGGCTAACGCCTTTTGTACAGGCAGCGCTGATGAGTGGCGGAGGCATTATCCTGATTACCGCAGCGGGCGGGGCTTTCGGTGGTATGCTGCAACAGACGGGCATCAGCGCCAAGATTGCCGATATGACTAAAGACTACCAGATGGCTTTGATTCCTCTGGCGTTCCTGATTGCGGCTGTAGTTCGTACGGCGCAGGGATCAGCTACGGTGGCGTTGATTACCGCATCCGGAATTCTCTCGGGTATGGCGGGTAACGCTAACCTGGCGTTTCATCCACTCTACCTGGGACTGGCCATTGGCTGTGGGTCAAAGCTGGTTCCCTGGATGAACGACGCGGGTTTCTGGATCATCTGCAAACTGAGCAATTTAACCGAACAGGAGGCTTTAAAAACCATTTCGCCCCTGCTTGTGGTCATGGGATTAACTGGCCTCGTTATCATCCTGATTGCCGCCCAGTTGTTTCCGTTAGTTTGA
- a CDS encoding 2-hydroxy-3-oxopropionate reductase: MEKIGFIGLGIMGKPMALNLLKAGYVVTILSHSKAAAALIDAGAQSVTTCKLVAQQSDIIITMLPDAPVVEQVLSGPEGALAGIQPGSLFIDMSTVSPSTATHTYRLIREKGVDALDAPVSGGQVGAETATLSIMVGGDEAAFQRALPIFQAMGKTVVHVGESGAGQTTKACNQLIVGITIQAVAEAFTLAQKAGVDLEKMREVLLGGFAQSRILDLHGKRIINRDFQPGGKLKFHQKDMAIALQIGEDLAVSLKGTALVATQMDKAVALGLGDLDHSALALLVEANVGPAVIMSK, from the coding sequence ATGGAAAAAATAGGATTTATTGGGTTGGGTATTATGGGCAAGCCTATGGCACTCAACCTGCTCAAGGCTGGCTATGTTGTCACTATACTAAGTCATAGCAAAGCGGCCGCAGCGTTAATTGATGCCGGTGCACAGTCCGTTACCACCTGTAAGCTAGTAGCCCAGCAGAGTGATATTATCATTACTATGCTTCCCGATGCGCCCGTTGTTGAGCAGGTATTGTCTGGGCCTGAGGGCGCACTCGCTGGTATTCAGCCAGGTAGTTTGTTCATCGATATGTCTACGGTTTCGCCTTCGACCGCTACGCATACCTACAGGCTAATACGGGAAAAGGGAGTAGACGCGCTCGATGCACCGGTTTCGGGTGGTCAGGTGGGGGCAGAAACAGCTACGTTGTCGATCATGGTAGGCGGGGACGAGGCTGCGTTTCAGCGTGCCCTGCCTATATTTCAGGCAATGGGTAAAACGGTTGTTCACGTGGGCGAGTCGGGGGCGGGGCAAACTACGAAAGCCTGTAATCAGCTCATCGTGGGCATCACTATTCAGGCAGTGGCCGAAGCGTTTACCCTGGCACAAAAAGCCGGGGTCGACCTTGAAAAAATGCGCGAGGTCTTATTGGGCGGTTTTGCCCAGAGCCGTATCCTCGATCTACATGGTAAACGCATCATTAACCGGGATTTTCAACCGGGCGGAAAACTGAAATTTCACCAGAAAGACATGGCTATTGCGCTACAGATTGGTGAAGACCTGGCCGTGTCGCTCAAAGGAACGGCTTTGGTGGCAACACAAATGGATAAGGCAGTAGCGTTGGGATTGGGTGATTTAGACCATAGTGCCCTTGCATTGCTGGTAGAAGCGAACGTCGGCCCGGCAGTTATCATGTCAAAATAA
- a CDS encoding enolase C-terminal domain-like protein: MNPKTGPRINQIIITPIAIVDPPLLNAAGLHAPYALRTIVELVTDDGISGISEIPGNSAIDAALHESVELLIGKDVFQLNEIRQVLVNRFGTETAAQRGQAPWDQRKLVHIFSAIEVACMDIIGKVTNRPVVDLLGGRMRDRVPFSAYLFYKYEGAGGELGFHTDPTAQGWAAARQAAALDPEGIVAQAKAMCAEFGFQSIKLKGGVFEPQQEVDAMFALHEAFGPDVPLRIDPNALWTVETAIKYGKQMEPILEYLEDPVRGQENMARVRQAVKTPLATNMCTTSFEDIPTSIAIGSEDIILSDHHFWGGLRSSITLAGICSTFGRGLSMHSNSHLGISLAAMVHLGAALPQLPYALDTHYPWQSDEVITGGRFNFEEGAVLVPEGPGLGVELDRVALAALHQKYLNCGLTKRDDEIEMQKVQPGWTFQAIRW; this comes from the coding sequence ATGAACCCTAAAACTGGACCCCGAATTAATCAGATCATCATTACACCTATTGCCATCGTTGATCCGCCCTTGCTGAATGCGGCTGGTCTGCACGCACCCTATGCCCTTCGGACCATCGTTGAACTGGTGACGGACGATGGTATTTCGGGCATAAGCGAGATACCGGGTAATAGTGCTATTGATGCGGCTCTGCATGAGTCCGTCGAGTTACTCATTGGAAAGGATGTTTTTCAACTCAATGAAATCCGACAGGTACTGGTCAACCGATTTGGAACCGAAACGGCTGCTCAACGGGGACAGGCACCCTGGGACCAGCGAAAGCTCGTTCACATCTTCAGCGCCATTGAAGTGGCCTGCATGGACATTATCGGCAAAGTAACGAATCGACCCGTTGTTGATCTATTAGGCGGAAGGATGCGGGACCGCGTGCCGTTCTCGGCCTATCTGTTTTATAAATACGAAGGGGCAGGAGGGGAGTTGGGCTTCCATACAGACCCAACTGCCCAGGGGTGGGCCGCTGCCCGACAAGCCGCGGCTTTGGACCCTGAAGGTATTGTTGCCCAGGCAAAAGCCATGTGTGCGGAATTTGGATTTCAATCGATCAAGCTGAAAGGTGGCGTTTTTGAGCCGCAGCAGGAGGTGGATGCCATGTTTGCCCTGCATGAAGCCTTTGGTCCCGATGTACCCCTGCGAATTGATCCGAATGCCCTCTGGACGGTCGAAACGGCCATCAAGTACGGTAAACAGATGGAGCCTATCCTTGAATATCTGGAAGATCCGGTTCGAGGTCAGGAAAATATGGCCAGGGTCCGGCAAGCGGTAAAAACGCCCTTAGCGACCAATATGTGTACCACTTCGTTTGAGGATATTCCCACCAGTATTGCTATTGGCTCGGAGGATATTATCCTGAGCGACCATCATTTTTGGGGAGGACTTCGTTCGTCAATTACCCTTGCCGGTATTTGCTCGACATTCGGACGTGGGTTATCAATGCATTCGAATAGCCATCTGGGCATTTCGCTGGCGGCTATGGTGCATCTGGGTGCGGCACTACCCCAATTGCCTTATGCATTGGATACGCACTATCCCTGGCAATCGGATGAAGTCATTACAGGCGGACGTTTCAACTTTGAGGAAGGAGCTGTACTTGTTCCGGAGGGCCCTGGCCTGGGCGTTGAGTTAGACCGGGTGGCACTGGCAGCCTTACACCAGAAATACCTCAACTGTGGTTTAACAAAGCGGGATGATGAGATCGAAATGCAAAAAGTACAGCCTGGCTGGACGTTTCAGGCCATTCGGTGGTGA
- a CDS encoding T9SS type A sorting domain-containing protein, whose protein sequence is MIRKRLLMLLTVLCSSYAAFAQDPSVGGIVISPNPIQVGQAASLTASFGNGSSTDIPQSATATYTVNLPPNIGVTGSSVVVISPVAGTTANLSVTVGAYDGTNGTIVTVRSNNGPVPGNAIYDLRLAIVGVRVTGGLPPNVLSNALSSGIGTNNPNNDNASTPVAVTAGALPVALVSFTAKAQEDRTVALAWTTSLETNNKGFLIERSKDLKGFEKVGEVTELGANSNSLKNYHLIDQTPYAGTSYYRLTQMDLDGKSTVFPVVSVVLREGAYGVFPNPVLNDQQFRLSLDEPETAQINFYGADGRLMPVQKMGVESGNLLLKVTGKLSTGVYILTVDERGQTRKHRLIVE, encoded by the coding sequence ATGATCCGGAAACGTTTACTTATGCTTTTGACGGTCTTGTGCAGCAGCTATGCCGCCTTCGCCCAGGATCCCTCCGTGGGAGGAATCGTCATTAGCCCCAACCCCATCCAGGTTGGACAAGCCGCTAGTCTCACCGCCAGCTTTGGCAATGGTAGCTCCACCGATATCCCTCAATCCGCTACCGCTACCTATACCGTTAACCTGCCCCCCAATATTGGCGTAACCGGCTCCTCAGTCGTGGTTATCTCGCCTGTGGCGGGCACCACGGCCAACCTGTCAGTTACTGTGGGCGCTTATGATGGAACCAATGGCACCATTGTTACTGTCCGCAGCAATAACGGGCCCGTGCCCGGTAATGCCATCTATGATCTGCGCTTAGCCATCGTTGGCGTACGCGTAACGGGAGGCTTGCCGCCCAATGTGCTGAGCAATGCCCTCTCCAGTGGTATCGGTACCAACAACCCCAACAACGACAATGCCAGCACGCCCGTGGCGGTAACGGCGGGTGCTTTACCCGTAGCCCTGGTTTCCTTCACGGCCAAAGCCCAGGAGGATCGCACGGTTGCCCTAGCCTGGACCACCTCGCTGGAAACCAACAACAAGGGCTTTCTGATCGAGCGCAGCAAGGATCTGAAAGGTTTTGAGAAAGTGGGCGAAGTAACGGAGTTGGGAGCCAACAGCAATTCGCTGAAGAATTACCACCTGATTGACCAGACGCCTTACGCGGGTACGAGCTACTATCGGCTGACCCAGATGGATCTGGATGGCAAATCGACGGTATTCCCGGTGGTGTCGGTGGTGCTGCGTGAAGGTGCCTATGGCGTGTTCCCCAATCCGGTGCTCAATGATCAGCAGTTCCGGTTGAGTCTGGATGAGCCCGAGACGGCACAGATCAATTTTTATGGCGCAGATGGTCGTTTGATGCCGGTTCAGAAGATGGGTGTCGAGTCGGGGAATCTGTTGTTAAAGGTGACGGGTAAGCTCTCGACGGGGGTGTACATTCTGACGGTGGATGAACGTGGTCAGACTCGTAAGCATCGCTTAATTGTCGAATAG
- a CDS encoding putative Ig domain-containing protein, with protein sequence MRLSLQLHAYSALTRCLGILLGLMIAAQVSAAPIITSAGSFSNPCGLTPPTVSPASATVTVGSPFSITATGCAGGIIQYFGSNGVYTVAPGGTISVPTSATGTIVIPTACSKSGCLSDIAEAVITVAPAGDPNAAQRPFVSTPIGTQNATVGSNFTFIIPANTFTDPNNNPLTLTAAGLPDGLTFNGLVITGPPASPGISQVTITATNSLGLAINTTFTIIVSGAAPAQSDLTPTIDLPQANFAATSPNNSRDFVVEIAELDGFATSTGNVIFTVTAPTGYSISFSNSITSINVSGGLTNPVAVDNTKWSVTNNAQNQQLTLTINGGEAIAGFAKVKIGFTLTRTSANSGSTSNIVVNVNDDATNTYDNNSANNIYSRIISGL encoded by the coding sequence ATGCGTTTATCTCTACAACTCCACGCTTATTCGGCCTTAACCCGGTGTCTTGGGATACTGCTTGGCCTGATGATTGCCGCCCAAGTATCGGCAGCACCCATTATTACGTCGGCAGGCAGTTTTTCTAATCCCTGCGGACTGACCCCTCCTACTGTATCGCCAGCATCGGCGACTGTTACGGTTGGAAGTCCTTTTAGTATTACGGCCACAGGCTGTGCGGGTGGTATCATTCAATATTTTGGCAGCAATGGTGTGTACACAGTTGCTCCAGGTGGCACCATCAGTGTTCCAACCAGCGCAACCGGAACCATTGTTATTCCAACTGCCTGCTCAAAAAGCGGTTGCTTGAGCGATATTGCTGAAGCCGTGATTACTGTTGCTCCTGCTGGTGACCCCAATGCAGCACAGCGGCCGTTTGTCAGTACGCCAATTGGAACACAGAACGCTACCGTTGGATCAAACTTCACGTTCATCATCCCGGCTAACACATTTACAGACCCGAATAACAATCCATTGACGCTAACCGCAGCTGGTTTGCCTGATGGACTTACCTTTAACGGTCTGGTCATTACAGGTCCTCCGGCATCCCCTGGAATTTCGCAAGTCACCATTACCGCGACGAACTCACTAGGTCTTGCCATAAATACCACCTTTACGATCATTGTCTCGGGTGCAGCGCCAGCACAATCGGATTTAACGCCAACCATCGACTTGCCTCAGGCTAACTTTGCCGCAACGAGTCCCAACAATTCGCGTGACTTTGTTGTCGAAATAGCCGAATTGGATGGCTTTGCTACATCCACCGGCAATGTTATCTTTACCGTTACAGCGCCAACGGGTTACAGCATTTCGTTCTCAAATTCCATTACCAGCATCAATGTATCAGGAGGGCTTACGAATCCGGTTGCGGTCGATAATACGAAGTGGTCAGTTACTAACAATGCTCAGAATCAGCAATTGACCCTGACCATAAATGGGGGTGAAGCGATTGCTGGGTTTGCTAAAGTAAAAATAGGCTTTACCCTCACTCGCACATCTGCTAACTCAGGAAGCACATCCAACATTGTGGTGAACGTTAATGATGACGCGACCAACACCTACGATAATAATTCGGCAAACAATATCTATAGCCGGATTATAAGTGGTCTATAA
- a CDS encoding YjbH domain-containing protein, with amino-acid sequence MTRNRSAIVLSYLVLCWSVQVGFCQQQDQRTLLNFENLTIDSASQRVYYEQRLYRNPMIGLLELSQTLAKPATTEFVPLYQGVPIAGYRLGANWQTSLLSRTERKALRHSIPAGPGHYKVDFRLHPEMVANFGYKMDPFQTKISLLLQSQLYLTRGLVLNIGVLFPITNNYDTQPMNIRPAPIYLNQFLALSGQDFISGSVGFFYSNQYGVNLQYRHTNLTKPWSFGLEASLTGDYYYPTKGIYYESMDKAMILADVAYRISKRDITLKLSGGQYLYQDQGVRFDFIRQLYSVEVGVFAMKTTKGSTAGFNFAIPIPPGRLAQSKRLRVRTTEEFRWEYSYNGGGSNVGLRYRVGNQLDALLRQYHSDYLRQQQP; translated from the coding sequence GTGACAAGAAATAGATCAGCAATTGTATTGAGTTATTTAGTGCTGTGCTGGTCTGTTCAGGTAGGTTTTTGTCAGCAACAGGATCAACGAACGTTGCTGAATTTCGAAAACCTAACCATTGATAGTGCCAGCCAGCGGGTATATTATGAGCAGCGGCTCTACAGAAACCCAATGATTGGTCTGTTGGAACTGAGTCAGACGCTTGCCAAACCGGCTACCACTGAATTTGTTCCACTCTATCAGGGAGTACCTATTGCCGGGTATCGACTGGGAGCCAACTGGCAAACCAGTTTATTATCCCGAACCGAACGGAAAGCGTTACGACATAGTATTCCGGCTGGGCCGGGCCATTACAAAGTCGATTTCCGGCTCCATCCGGAGATGGTTGCCAACTTCGGGTATAAGATGGACCCGTTTCAAACAAAAATCAGCTTGCTCTTACAAAGCCAGCTGTATTTGACCCGGGGGCTGGTACTGAATATAGGGGTGTTGTTCCCGATCACGAATAACTACGATACGCAGCCAATGAATATTCGGCCAGCGCCTATTTACCTGAATCAGTTTTTAGCCCTGAGTGGCCAGGATTTCATAAGTGGGTCGGTTGGTTTCTTTTACAGTAACCAGTATGGTGTAAACCTACAATATCGACATACTAACTTAACCAAACCCTGGTCGTTTGGTCTGGAAGCCAGTTTAACCGGTGACTATTACTACCCAACGAAGGGGATTTATTACGAGTCGATGGATAAGGCCATGATCTTAGCCGATGTGGCGTATCGAATCAGTAAGCGGGATATTACCCTTAAGTTGTCTGGAGGGCAATATCTGTACCAGGATCAGGGCGTACGGTTTGACTTTATCCGTCAACTTTATTCAGTGGAGGTAGGGGTTTTTGCGATGAAAACAACGAAAGGGTCAACGGCAGGTTTCAATTTTGCGATCCCGATTCCACCCGGCCGCTTGGCGCAGTCGAAACGGTTACGAGTACGAACAACGGAGGAGTTTCGCTGGGAGTACTCCTATAATGGAGGAGGGAGTAACGTTGGCCTACGGTATCGGGTAGGTAATCAACTGGATGCCCTGCTTCGTCAGTATCATTCCGATTATTTACGTCAACAACAGCCCTAG
- a CDS encoding YjbH domain-containing protein: MNIPTARILADGMFHIGYHYNPSHYDPRANDPNASVNVAPNQSSSVYYATLAMLPRLEININIFRVNGELPLKARGIGDRQFDIKYAVLTERERRPSVAVIVSAPFGIDNSLVTYAAAATKNFTLSETVTAEVTAGFGSPYYFDRSDNVGNNFDIFSNYKLHNKNERSNPYLSGPFGGVAIRFKQTLGGMIEWDSRHLNLGAYAKLFDRWTVQAGVINFDQITFGTSYAVSLKKLPKRVREKSEVVK; the protein is encoded by the coding sequence ATGAACATCCCTACCGCAAGGATACTGGCCGATGGCATGTTTCATATCGGCTATCATTATAATCCTTCGCACTACGATCCTCGTGCTAATGATCCGAATGCGTCTGTGAATGTCGCCCCTAATCAGTCGTCCAGTGTGTATTACGCAACCCTGGCAATGCTACCCCGACTTGAGATTAATATAAATATATTTCGGGTGAATGGGGAGCTCCCTTTAAAGGCACGAGGCATTGGTGATCGCCAGTTTGATATTAAATATGCTGTATTGACGGAGCGCGAACGCAGGCCATCGGTTGCCGTGATTGTTTCCGCTCCCTTTGGAATAGACAACTCACTGGTTACGTATGCCGCTGCTGCCACCAAAAATTTTACGTTGAGTGAAACGGTTACGGCGGAAGTTACAGCTGGATTTGGAAGCCCGTATTACTTTGATCGAAGTGATAATGTAGGGAACAATTTTGATATTTTCTCTAACTATAAGCTTCACAATAAAAATGAACGCTCAAATCCGTATTTGTCAGGTCCTTTTGGGGGCGTAGCGATTCGGTTTAAACAAACGCTGGGCGGAATGATCGAATGGGATTCGCGGCACCTTAATCTGGGTGCCTATGCCAAGCTCTTCGATCGCTGGACAGTTCAGGCGGGCGTTATTAATTTCGATCAGATCACGTTCGGCACGTCTTATGCCGTTTCGTTAAAGAAGTTACCGAAACGAGTACGGGAGAAGTCGGAGGTGGTGAAGTAG
- a CDS encoding tyrosine-protein phosphatase, protein MTNRVLTWLKNQFSSKELPSTPAPCFWQTDIHSHLIPGIDDGVKTLEQAMICIRQLADWGIQKVITTPHVSQEHYPNNSATILQGLAVLQQQVNLEGIPVQIEVAAEYMLDNYFLERLEKAPLLTFGTEKYLLVETGWLAKPMILDEMIFRIQTNGYTPILAHPERYSYYINDLNGLQRLRDQGCLMQLNWMSMTGRYGGHVKAQAKLILKNKWVDFIGSDMHRPEDLPALEAFLSNQGYELLSQQPLRNSSL, encoded by the coding sequence ATGACGAATCGCGTATTGACCTGGTTGAAAAACCAATTTTCTTCTAAAGAACTACCGAGTACCCCGGCACCCTGCTTCTGGCAAACGGACATCCATTCACACCTGATTCCAGGGATCGACGATGGGGTAAAGACACTGGAGCAGGCCATGATCTGTATCCGTCAACTTGCTGATTGGGGTATTCAAAAAGTAATTACGACTCCCCACGTTAGCCAGGAGCATTATCCAAATAATTCGGCTACTATTTTACAAGGACTAGCCGTTTTACAACAACAGGTCAATCTGGAAGGAATTCCAGTTCAGATTGAGGTAGCTGCTGAATACATGCTGGACAATTACTTTCTGGAACGTTTAGAGAAGGCTCCGCTTCTAACCTTTGGCACTGAAAAATATCTGCTTGTTGAAACTGGCTGGCTAGCTAAGCCAATGATATTAGATGAAATGATCTTCCGAATCCAGACAAACGGATATACACCTATATTAGCGCACCCAGAACGTTACTCGTATTATATAAACGATCTGAATGGTTTACAACGCTTGCGTGATCAGGGCTGTTTGATGCAACTCAATTGGATGTCCATGACAGGCCGGTATGGTGGGCATGTAAAAGCTCAGGCAAAACTGATTCTGAAAAATAAGTGGGTCGACTTCATTGGTAGCGACATGCACCGGCCTGAGGATTTGCCCGCCCTGGAAGCGTTTCTCTCGAATCAGGGATACGAACTATTGAGCCAGCAGCCACTGCGAAACTCGAGTTTATGA
- a CDS encoding WcaI family glycosyltransferase has protein sequence MRILIYDINYAPELTGVGKYTGEMGAWLASQGHTVRVITAMPYYPEWEVHDRYKDKGWFTEELEGVTVHRCPFYVPKKVTTLKRILHEFSFVLSSLPYWLNILVGKRYDAVISISPPFQIGLLPTLYSMIRKAPLWYHLQDLQVDMASELGMIKNKSFVDLLFSIEKFILKRSTVVSTISEGMVRKVADKNVLEAPCLLFPNWVDEQLIKPLPREASLRAEFSLRNQDKVILYSGSLGEKQGLELIIEAAKQFAARTDIRFLICGSGGGKTRLETLVTDYQLSNVSFHPLQPYEKLSALLATADIHLVLQKKSASDLVLPSKLTSILAAGGCALVSALPGTTLHDVINMHQMGILIEPESVQALIDGIGRALSEDVTSYQQNARAYARKYLSKEGILQAFEAELVKLQKNDSKHSATKNTEEIKLID, from the coding sequence ATGCGAATTTTAATTTACGACATTAATTACGCGCCTGAATTGACTGGCGTGGGAAAATATACAGGTGAAATGGGTGCCTGGCTGGCTAGTCAAGGGCACACTGTACGAGTAATTACGGCTATGCCTTACTACCCAGAGTGGGAAGTTCATGATCGCTACAAAGACAAGGGTTGGTTTACGGAGGAACTGGAAGGGGTTACGGTTCATCGCTGCCCGTTTTATGTGCCGAAGAAAGTAACAACCCTAAAACGTATTTTACATGAATTCTCCTTTGTACTTAGCAGTCTACCTTACTGGCTCAACATACTAGTAGGCAAACGGTATGATGCTGTCATTAGTATCTCCCCTCCTTTTCAGATTGGCTTATTACCTACGTTATATTCCATGATACGAAAAGCGCCACTATGGTACCATTTGCAGGATTTGCAGGTTGATATGGCCAGCGAGTTGGGCATGATAAAAAACAAGTCCTTTGTCGATCTGCTTTTTTCGATTGAAAAGTTTATTCTGAAACGCAGTACGGTTGTCTCTACCATCAGTGAGGGTATGGTTCGGAAAGTAGCAGACAAAAATGTATTAGAAGCTCCCTGTCTCCTATTTCCAAATTGGGTGGATGAACAGTTAATTAAACCCCTCCCTCGTGAAGCCTCTTTACGCGCCGAATTTAGCTTACGCAATCAGGATAAAGTAATTCTCTATTCCGGCAGCTTAGGCGAAAAACAGGGGCTAGAGCTCATCATTGAGGCTGCAAAACAATTTGCAGCCCGCACTGATATTCGTTTTCTGATTTGTGGATCGGGGGGGGGGAAAACCCGCCTGGAGACGCTGGTTACCGATTATCAATTAAGTAATGTAAGCTTTCATCCGCTGCAACCCTACGAAAAATTATCGGCCCTCTTAGCTACAGCCGATATTCATTTAGTATTGCAAAAGAAGTCCGCATCGGACCTCGTACTTCCCTCCAAATTAACTAGTATTCTGGCCGCTGGTGGCTGCGCCCTGGTATCTGCTTTGCCGGGTACTACGCTTCATGATGTTATTAACATGCATCAAATGGGTATCCTAATCGAACCTGAGTCAGTTCAGGCACTGATCGATGGGATTGGGCGAGCTCTTAGCGAAGATGTAACAAGCTATCAGCAAAATGCACGGGCTTATGCTCGAAAGTACTTAAGTAAAGAGGGTATTTTACAGGCGTTTGAAGCGGAGCTAGTGAAGCTGCAAAAGAATGATAGTAAACATAGTGCCACAAAGAACACTGAGGAGATAAAACTAATAGACTAA